From Desulfobulbaceae bacterium, one genomic window encodes:
- a CDS encoding iron-sulfur cluster assembly accessory protein, with protein MKIIIKENAEKMLKNKLEKGQFLRVMVTEGGCAGLTYTAEVGREMNDNETTIIEQGGIRVVSDDNSSKYLDGLVIDYSDELFNGGLKFTNSNTKSTCGCGSSFALSGFPEIQGGKCTN; from the coding sequence ATGAAAATTATCATCAAAGAAAATGCCGAGAAGATGCTGAAAAACAAGCTCGAGAAAGGACAATTCCTACGGGTCATGGTGACCGAGGGTGGCTGCGCCGGCCTGACCTACACCGCCGAAGTCGGCAGAGAGATGAATGACAATGAGACCACGATCATTGAGCAGGGAGGAATTCGGGTGGTGAGTGACGACAATAGCAGCAAATACCTGGACGGGCTGGTAATCGACTACTCTGACGAGCTATTTAATGGCGGCCTTAAGTTCACCAACTCCAATACCAAATCCACCTGTGGCTGCGGGTCGAGTTTCGCTTTGAGTGGATTTCCGGAAATCCAAGGCGGCAAGTGCACCAATTAG